In the Streptomyces sp. WMMC940 genome, GGTCGATCTCCGCACGGGCCAGCTTCTGGTACTCGGCGACGCTCGCCGCCTCCGTGACGTCCCAGATGTCGAGGAGGTGGTGCGGAATTCCGCCGCGCTCCTCCTCCGTCAGTTTGGCGGTCCCGATGTCCATCCCGCGGTAGAGCTGCATCGAGTCGGCGTTGACGACCTCGCCGCCGAGCTGCCGGGCCAGATGGACGCCCAGATCGGACTTGCCGGCCGCGGTGGGACCGACGACGGCGATGACCCGCGGTGCGGGGGCTGCGCTTCTCACCGGCCCAGTCTCGCAAACGACCCCGGCTGTCCCCGAACGAGCTACGTGACGGCACCTGCACGGGGTCGTTGCCTGTTGCGAGGTTCCGGCCGCCGGTCACTGAACCGGCGCCGCCGGGGCGGAGCGATGGGACGCTCCGGACGGCGCGGAATTTCGCCCACACGAGTAGGCTATGGAGTAGATATGGGCGTTTTTGCAAGGTTTCGCCGGAAGGTCAAAGTTGCTGGGGAGGCGTCGACCGAGGAAGGCACGGCCGGCCGTGTGACGGCCGGTCCCGAGGAAGGCGCCGCCGGGGAACCTGCCAAGGACGCCGTGCAGGTGAAGGAGCCAGTGGAGGCGTCCGCGGACGAGGCCACCGGCTCCGTGGACTCCCTGAACGGTGCGGACGACGACGAGGCCGCAACCGGCGCCGAGGAGGCTCCGGCGGCCTCCGGCGCGGCCGGCGGTCCCGGACCGTCGGACGGATCCTCCGGGGCGGAGCACGTCGAGATCCCGAAGCAGCAGTCCGTCGACGAGGCCGCGGACAACGGAGCCGGGGAAGGCGCCCGTAAGTAGATCCGGATGAGCGAAGGTGACCCATGGGCATCATGGACACGCTGAAGGCCAAGCTCGCCCCCGCCCGGGAGAAGGTCTCCGACCTCGCCCACCACCACGGGCACAAGATCGAGCACGGTTTGGACAAGGCCGCACGGACGGTCGACCATCGGACCAAGGGCAAGTACAGCGACAAGATCGAGTCGGGTACCGGCAAGGCCAAGGAGGCCCTGGACCGCCTCGCCCACAAGGACGACGGCACGCAGAAGGGCGGCGAAGGCACCCCGCCGCCGGCTTCCTGAGGGTGCGACGGCGCCACTGCCGCGGAGTTCCGGCTCCGCGGCGGTCCGCCGTGTCCGGGGGAAGGCCGAGCCGGTCGCGGCAGCGTGGTGCTCGATCGCTCCGGCGCCTCGGGGCACGCCCGCAGACGGCCGCCGCCCGCGCCGTGAACCGGTGCGGTCGTCCCCGACGGGGTGGGGGCGCGGTGTCAGGACCAGGCGGCGACGAAGTACCCGACGCCGTACGGGGCGTCCTCGTAGAGGAGCTGCCCGGTCAGTCCGGCGTCCTCGGCGGCTCCCGCGAGGACCTGCCACGGTGCGCGCCCGGCCACCTGGAGCTCCCGTGCGAGGGACTCGTCGAGCCCGGCGAGCACCGCGGTGTCCGCGGCCCCGAGCGCCCGGGCGGCCTCCGCGTCGAACGGCGCCGCGCGTTCGTCCAGGTATCCCGGTGCCTTGAGGGTGCGGCGGGCACTGCCGTCGCCCATGACGAGCAATGCGACCCGCCGGGCCCGCGCGGCCAGCTCCCGGCCCGTCTCCACACAGCGCGCGGTGGTCAGACCGACGTCCACGGCGAGACCCTCCACCGGGGCGATGGACCAGCTCGCACGTTCCAGCAGCCAGGCCCCGACGGCCAGCGCCACGGGAAGCCGTCCCTCCGGCGCAGGCCCCTCGCCGGTGCCCAGTCGCACGTGCGAGGCCACGCCGAAGCCCTCGAAGGAACCGGGCGTCCCCTGGGCGTGGGCACCGGGCCGCTCGCCGGGTCCCGCGGGGCCCACCACGAACAGCACCTCGGGACGGGAGGCGGCCAGCACACCCAGCACGTCGGCACACGCGGTCCGGGCCGCGTCGAGTTCGGAGGCGGCGCCGGCGGCCACGTCGGGCACGAGGAGCGGAGGGCTGGGGCAGACAGCTGCGGCGACAAGCATGATCGCAGCCTAGTGCGCGGGCTCCGGGCGGCCCCGGACGACCGGCGACTGCCCACGACGGGTCGGCCCGGGGCATTGGTTCCCGGACCTCGCCGGACGCACCGGCACCCGGCGGCAATGGCCCGCCACGTACCCGCCGGGTCAGCCGACCGCCGAACAGCCGCCCGTCGGAGCGGGCAGCGGAGCGGGGACGCCGACCGTCGGCAGGCCGAGCATCACGCCGGCGGGCTGCTGAGGGGCGGCGTTGCGCTTCTCCCAGGCCTCACCGGCACGAGTACGGCGCACGGAGATCGTCTCGCCCTCGGCCAGAAGGTGGTGCGGTGCCGCGTACGTGATCTCGACGGTCACCACGTCGCCCGGACGGACCTCGTCCACGGGCTTGGTGAAGTGGACCAGTCGGTTGTCCGGCGCACGGCCCGAGAGCCGGTGCGTGGCACCGTCCTTGCGGCCCT is a window encoding:
- a CDS encoding antitoxin; translation: MGIMDTLKAKLAPAREKVSDLAHHHGHKIEHGLDKAARTVDHRTKGKYSDKIESGTGKAKEALDRLAHKDDGTQKGGEGTPPPAS
- a CDS encoding class III extradiol dioxygenase subunit B-like domain-containing protein translates to MLVAAAVCPSPPLLVPDVAAGAASELDAARTACADVLGVLAASRPEVLFVVGPAGPGERPGAHAQGTPGSFEGFGVASHVRLGTGEGPAPEGRLPVALAVGAWLLERASWSIAPVEGLAVDVGLTTARCVETGRELAARARRVALLVMGDGSARRTLKAPGYLDERAAPFDAEAARALGAADTAVLAGLDESLARELQVAGRAPWQVLAGAAEDAGLTGQLLYEDAPYGVGYFVAAWS